In Candidatus Promineifilum breve, one genomic interval encodes:
- the rpiA gene encoding ribose-5-phosphate isomerase RpiA: protein MTSEELKRQAAERAVEAIQSGMVVGLGTGSTAVHAVRRLGALLAEGRLQRIIGIPTSEATAREARQAGIPLGTLDDHPSIDVAIDGADEIDPQLNLIKGLGGALLREKIVAAAARRLIIMADDSKRVEQLGTRAPVPVEVVPFARRPAADYLASLGARVVVRQRDGQPFITDEGNVILDCHFAGLPHPGEIAQLIRAQPGVVEHGLFLGMASEAVVAGARGVFVLER from the coding sequence ATGACGAGCGAAGAGTTGAAACGGCAGGCGGCCGAACGGGCCGTCGAAGCGATCCAGTCGGGCATGGTCGTGGGCCTGGGCACGGGCAGCACGGCCGTCCATGCCGTGCGTCGCCTCGGCGCGCTGCTGGCCGAGGGGCGTTTGCAGCGCATCATCGGCATCCCCACCTCGGAGGCCACGGCCCGCGAGGCGCGACAGGCGGGCATCCCCCTGGGCACGCTCGATGACCATCCGTCGATCGACGTCGCCATCGACGGCGCGGACGAGATCGATCCGCAATTGAATCTGATCAAGGGGCTGGGCGGGGCGCTGCTGCGCGAGAAGATCGTGGCCGCGGCCGCCCGGCGGCTGATCATCATGGCCGACGACAGCAAGCGGGTCGAGCAACTGGGGACGCGCGCGCCGGTGCCGGTGGAGGTTGTGCCCTTCGCCCGGCGACCGGCGGCTGATTATCTGGCCTCGCTCGGCGCGCGGGTCGTCGTCCGGCAGCGCGACGGGCAACCCTTCATCACCGACGAGGGCAACGTCATCCTCGATTGCCACTTCGCCGGGCTGCCCCATCCGGGCGAGATCGCCCAACTCATCCGCGCCCAGCCGGGCGTGGTGGAGCATGGGTTGTTCCTGGGGATGGCGAGCGAGGCGGTTGTGGCTGGGGCGCGGGGGGTTTTTGTTTTAGAACGGTGA
- a CDS encoding ubiquitin-like domain-containing protein, with amino-acid sequence MALAALLLSAVGCRPAELTYTIHDGATAIPVTGHYETVGEVLAAAGLALADDDDLSPGPDTPADPATPITIDRAAEVTVIDRDAVTTYRTQAETLAEFLTETGLAPPPGARLLADGAPVAAAALADTPLPARVVFDPYKRVIITDGTERQALRTTALTVGEALLEAGVSLGALDGVEPPREAALSDDLDIIILRAAPYVVVADGQTVAVHSDATTVFDVLADNGIALGPLDYTRPAVDATVAPGDTIEVVRVTERVDAEDVVIPFETVFEAAADLEIDTLIEATPGSNGLLQRLTRVRLENGVEVSRAPDGEVVAVAAVNRVLRYGVNIVVRTIDTPSGPVEYWRKVTMRVTSYTATSAGKNPGEPGYGITASGVQAGTGVIAVDPTVIPFRSYVYVPGYGVAFAGDTGGGIKGRFVDLGYDEGEFQSWRGTVDVYYLGPPPAAEDIRWILP; translated from the coding sequence TTGGCCCTGGCTGCGCTGCTGCTGTCGGCCGTTGGTTGCCGACCGGCCGAATTGACCTACACCATCCACGACGGCGCGACGGCCATCCCCGTGACCGGCCACTACGAGACGGTGGGCGAGGTGCTGGCCGCCGCCGGGCTGGCGTTGGCCGACGATGACGACCTGTCGCCCGGCCCCGACACCCCGGCCGACCCGGCCACGCCCATCACCATCGACCGCGCGGCCGAGGTGACGGTCATCGACCGCGATGCTGTAACGACCTACCGCACCCAGGCCGAGACGCTGGCCGAATTCCTGACCGAGACCGGGCTGGCCCCGCCGCCGGGGGCGCGCCTGCTGGCCGACGGCGCGCCGGTGGCCGCCGCGGCGCTGGCCGACACGCCATTGCCCGCCCGCGTCGTCTTCGACCCCTACAAGCGGGTCATCATCACCGACGGCACTGAGCGGCAGGCGCTGCGCACGACGGCGCTGACGGTCGGCGAGGCGCTGCTGGAGGCGGGCGTCAGCCTGGGCGCGCTCGATGGCGTGGAACCGCCGCGCGAGGCGGCCCTGAGCGACGATCTCGACATCATCATCCTGCGCGCCGCGCCCTACGTCGTCGTCGCCGACGGGCAGACGGTGGCCGTCCATAGCGATGCGACCACCGTCTTCGACGTGCTGGCCGACAACGGCATTGCCCTGGGGCCGCTGGACTACACCCGCCCGGCGGTTGACGCCACGGTTGCCCCCGGCGACACCATCGAAGTGGTGCGCGTCACCGAGCGCGTCGACGCCGAGGACGTGGTCATCCCGTTCGAGACGGTCTTCGAGGCGGCGGCCGATCTGGAGATCGACACGCTGATCGAGGCCACACCGGGTAGCAACGGGCTACTACAGCGGCTAACGCGAGTAAGGTTGGAGAACGGCGTGGAAGTGTCGCGCGCGCCTGACGGCGAAGTGGTGGCCGTGGCCGCGGTCAATCGCGTGTTGCGCTATGGCGTCAATATCGTCGTCCGCACCATCGACACGCCCAGCGGGCCGGTGGAGTATTGGCGCAAGGTGACCATGCGCGTCACCTCCTACACGGCCACCAGTGCCGGCAAGAATCCGGGCGAGCCGGGCTATGGCATCACCGCCAGCGGAGTGCAGGCCGGCACCGGGGTCATCGCCGTCGATCCCACGGTCATCCCCTTCCGCAGCTACGTCTACGTGCCCGGCTACGGCGTGGCCTTTGCCGGCGACACCGGCGGCGGCATCAAGGGGCGCTTCGTCGATCTGGGCTATGACGAGGGGGAGTTCCAATCGTGGCGGGGCACGGTGGATGTCTACTACCTCGGCCCGCCGCCGGCGGCGGAGGATATTCGGTGGATTTTGCCGTGA
- the gcvT gene encoding glycine cleavage system aminomethyltransferase GcvT, whose amino-acid sequence MSDDFIFRGSVAELDEAVQQIVDREERRQAETIILIASESEAPAAVVEALGSTFGNIYAEGYPREESRQQTEAEITDIDMELAHYRRYSDPRYYKGVENADIIEALARRRAAELFAANGISANNLYVNVQPLSGAPANSAVYTALLLPGDTIMGLNLNDGGHLTHGSPVSRSGKVYKGVPYFVDPQTEVLDYDAIERIALEAKPKIIVAGYSAYPMVIDWRRFREIADKAGAYLLADIAHISGLVAAGVHPSPIGIADIVSTTTHKSLCGPRGAMLLTHKRDIARKLDRAVFPGEQGGPHVNNIAALAVALKLANTEQFRVLQQRIVDNAQRLAQQLQEHGIRVVGGGCENHLLLIDTKSVSHNGVHLTGDMGSRILDVAGIVVNRNTIPGDVGALSPTGIRMGTVWVSQLGFGPAEIDLLAEAIATVLKGARPYAYAGPGGKRELRARVDYQALRQGRAIVRRLRGVAAPAAGLAVAVRGAEAETLLNYALTSDVTALGDGQSQPTHLFGPDLDLDATLERVETGRYLLRFATNEAAADAAEWLQALSDGYAQFDDVYARLPGPVVAQVIPAGVGEAIGAALSRAAADVASALRDEAPTDDAYADSKPYFIGRERRPPAGDALPPFEWDEPADPPLLITALHETHKAMGARMVPFAGYDMPVWYSSVSEEHAAVREAAGLFDVSHMGVFDVSGPHAADLLNLVTTNDVAGLEVGQSHYTYFLLPDGSVVDDLMIYRTDEQIYMVVVNASNNDKDFAWLNAVNEGQVLIDADRPWARVQHPAVVRDLRDPRHGADGRVDIALQGPRAADILIALSGNDAAFAKRLKGLPWAGVMRGAPGGFDLVISRTGYTGERIAYELFIHPDRAVALWDALRAVGEPLGMKACGLAARDSTRTEAGLPLYGHELAGPHNLNPADAAFGSFVKMWKPFFIGRRAFVTHEEQRDRVIVRFRMNDKGVRRPEPGDPVLDRRGKVVGHVTSCAIDAEGYLLGQAIVPLSLREPGTALHIYQLGGGTRPIKAAERTGLGSTLPMPNPATVLTRFPERKK is encoded by the coding sequence ATGAGTGATGACTTTATCTTTCGTGGGTCGGTAGCCGAGCTGGACGAAGCGGTACAACAGATCGTGGATCGGGAGGAGCGGCGGCAGGCCGAAACCATCATTCTGATCGCCAGCGAGAGCGAAGCCCCGGCGGCCGTGGTCGAGGCGTTGGGCAGCACCTTCGGCAATATCTACGCCGAGGGCTACCCGCGCGAGGAAAGCCGCCAACAGACCGAGGCCGAGATCACCGACATCGATATGGAACTGGCCCACTATCGGCGCTATAGCGACCCGCGCTATTACAAGGGTGTCGAGAACGCCGACATCATCGAAGCCCTGGCCCGGCGGCGCGCGGCCGAACTGTTCGCCGCCAACGGCATCAGCGCCAATAATCTGTACGTCAACGTCCAGCCCCTGAGCGGCGCGCCGGCCAACAGCGCCGTCTACACCGCCCTCTTGCTGCCCGGCGACACGATCATGGGCCTGAACCTGAACGACGGCGGCCATCTGACCCACGGCTCGCCGGTCAGCCGCTCCGGCAAGGTCTACAAAGGTGTGCCTTACTTTGTCGATCCGCAGACCGAGGTGCTGGATTACGACGCCATCGAGCGCATCGCCCTGGAAGCCAAGCCCAAGATCATCGTCGCCGGCTACTCGGCCTACCCCATGGTCATCGACTGGCGGCGCTTCCGCGAAATCGCCGACAAGGCGGGGGCCTATTTGTTGGCCGACATCGCCCACATCTCCGGCCTGGTGGCCGCCGGCGTCCACCCCAGCCCCATCGGCATCGCCGACATCGTCTCGACCACGACTCACAAGAGCCTGTGCGGGCCGCGCGGGGCCATGCTGCTGACACACAAGCGCGACATCGCCCGCAAGCTTGACCGCGCCGTCTTTCCCGGCGAGCAGGGCGGCCCCCACGTCAACAATATTGCCGCCCTGGCCGTGGCCCTGAAGCTGGCCAATACCGAGCAGTTCCGCGTCCTGCAACAACGCATCGTAGACAACGCCCAACGGCTGGCCCAGCAACTCCAGGAGCACGGCATCCGCGTCGTCGGCGGCGGCTGCGAGAACCACCTGCTGCTCATCGACACCAAGTCGGTGAGCCATAACGGCGTCCATCTGACCGGCGACATGGGATCGCGCATCCTCGACGTGGCCGGCATCGTCGTCAACCGCAACACCATCCCCGGCGACGTGGGCGCGCTTTCGCCCACGGGCATCCGCATGGGCACGGTCTGGGTCAGCCAGTTGGGCTTTGGCCCGGCGGAGATCGATCTGCTGGCCGAGGCCATCGCCACCGTGCTGAAGGGCGCGCGGCCGTATGCCTACGCCGGGCCGGGCGGCAAGCGCGAACTGCGGGCCAGGGTCGATTACCAGGCGCTGCGCCAGGGGCGGGCCATCGTTCGCCGGCTGCGCGGCGTGGCGGCTCCGGCAGCGGGCCTGGCTGTGGCCGTGCGCGGGGCCGAGGCCGAAACCCTGCTCAATTACGCCCTGACCAGCGACGTGACCGCCCTGGGCGACGGCCAATCGCAGCCGACCCACCTCTTTGGGCCAGACCTCGACCTGGACGCGACGCTGGAGCGCGTGGAGACCGGCCGCTACCTGTTGCGCTTCGCCACCAACGAAGCCGCGGCCGACGCCGCCGAGTGGCTCCAGGCTTTGTCCGACGGCTACGCCCAGTTCGATGACGTTTACGCCCGGCTGCCCGGCCCGGTGGTGGCCCAGGTCATCCCGGCCGGCGTGGGCGAGGCCATCGGCGCGGCGCTGTCGCGGGCCGCGGCCGACGTCGCTTCCGCTTTGCGCGATGAAGCGCCGACTGATGACGCCTACGCCGACAGCAAGCCGTACTTCATCGGCCGCGAGCGCCGCCCGCCGGCCGGCGACGCGCTGCCGCCCTTCGAGTGGGACGAGCCGGCCGACCCGCCGCTGCTGATCACGGCGCTGCACGAGACCCACAAGGCCATGGGGGCCCGCATGGTGCCCTTTGCCGGTTACGATATGCCGGTGTGGTATAGCAGTGTGAGCGAGGAGCACGCCGCCGTGCGCGAGGCGGCCGGCCTGTTCGACGTCAGCCACATGGGCGTCTTTGACGTCAGTGGGCCGCACGCCGCCGACCTGCTGAACCTGGTGACGACCAACGACGTGGCCGGGCTGGAAGTGGGTCAATCGCACTACACCTACTTCCTGCTGCCCGACGGTAGCGTGGTCGATGACCTGATGATCTATCGCACCGACGAACAGATCTACATGGTCGTCGTCAACGCTTCCAACAACGACAAGGATTTCGCCTGGCTCAACGCCGTCAACGAGGGGCAGGTGCTCATCGATGCCGACCGGCCGTGGGCGCGCGTCCAGCACCCGGCGGTCGTCCGTGACCTGCGCGACCCGCGCCACGGGGCCGATGGCCGGGTCGATATTGCCCTGCAAGGCCCGCGCGCGGCCGACATCCTGATCGCCCTGTCCGGCAACGACGCGGCCTTCGCCAAGCGGCTGAAGGGGCTGCCCTGGGCGGGGGTCATGCGCGGCGCTCCCGGCGGCTTCGATCTGGTCATCTCGCGCACCGGCTACACCGGCGAGCGCATCGCCTACGAACTATTCATCCATCCCGACCGCGCCGTGGCCCTCTGGGACGCGCTGCGGGCGGTGGGCGAGCCGCTGGGCATGAAAGCCTGCGGGCTGGCCGCGCGCGACAGCACGCGCACCGAAGCCGGGTTGCCCCTCTACGGCCACGAACTGGCCGGGCCGCACAACCTGAACCCGGCCGACGCGGCCTTCGGCAGCTTCGTCAAGATGTGGAAGCCGTTCTTCATCGGCCGGCGGGCCTTCGTGACCCACGAGGAGCAGCGCGACCGCGTGATCGTGCGCTTCCGCATGAACGACAAGGGCGTGCGCCGGCCGGAGCCGGGCGACCCGGTGCTCGACCGGCGCGGCAAGGTCGTCGGCCACGTCACCAGTTGCGCCATCGACGCCGAGGGCTATCTGCTGGGGCAGGCCATTGTGCCGCTGAGCCTGAGAGAACCGGGCACGGCGCTCCATATCTACCAGTTGGGCGGCGGCACACGGCCGATCAAGGCCGCCGAGCGCACCGGCCTGGGCAGCACGCTGCCCATGCCCAACCCGGCCACGGTGCTGACGCGCTTCCCGGAGAGGAAGAAGTAA
- a CDS encoding phosphoribosyltransferase yields the protein MRREVLTWSDVDKLIDYLVPQIRGRFDSMVIITRGGIVPGGMLAEALDITYILTASVRFPSDFPGMQPEMVKYAIPEFIQFPDEEVLRGRRVLVVDDVWTKGRNSVTVANRIDAAGGIPEMCVLHYKPSYSLYPGYAPTYYAAVSDAYIIYPWELDRGPEVLGVWN from the coding sequence ATGCGACGCGAAGTATTAACCTGGTCTGACGTCGACAAACTCATCGATTATCTCGTGCCGCAGATCCGCGGGCGGTTCGATTCGATGGTCATCATCACCCGTGGCGGCATCGTGCCCGGCGGGATGCTGGCCGAAGCGCTGGACATCACCTACATCCTGACCGCCTCGGTGCGCTTCCCGTCCGACTTCCCCGGTATGCAGCCGGAGATGGTCAAATACGCCATCCCGGAGTTCATCCAGTTCCCCGATGAAGAGGTATTGCGCGGCCGGCGCGTGCTGGTGGTCGATGACGTCTGGACGAAGGGGCGTAACAGCGTCACCGTCGCCAACCGCATCGACGCCGCCGGCGGCATCCCCGAGATGTGCGTGTTGCACTACAAGCCGTCCTATTCGCTCTACCCCGGCTATGCGCCGACCTACTACGCCGCCGTCAGCGACGCCTATATCATCTACCCCTGGGAGCTGGATCGCGGGCCGGAAGTGCTGGGCGTCTGGAATTAA